In the Haloferula helveola genome, one interval contains:
- a CDS encoding tail fiber domain-containing protein produces MKPRIHALLIGVLLLGPACFGQSSEVPSRISYQGMITDASGGLIGDAAPVNRAVIFRIWDHPSDFAEPNLIYSEQQTATVSKGQFSVLIGAGAAVSGSPLGFNEATKGPGPGFSVADAFAGSGRYLGVTIDADNSGGAEDDVEISPRQQIVTSAFSFRAREAESAQSFGLGDGSIVYDEGTQTMTLSTAGTTRLTIDANGRTSLGEPGAAQGFFVNQPSYYQESLSFADPDDGQFDRVGMYFDTSNDSLRFADTYRDIDLMALTDTGNLGIGTVSPESTLHVSNGNSGVATNYPNSEAEPVLLLENDSNTTIQFKAADANLSGLVFGNSVSPRHGTIYYDNDATGDNGQMLFRTGNIAAYPMVIGANGNVGMGTQAPETFLHIRDGDAAGVGLAYPTSTKMVIESSAGAYMQFQTPNGTASGLVFGSGDNDAEGAIFYANGNNGDNKALYFRTGGSTVDRMVISENGKVGIGTGTPVASLDTRGAAWIAGDNAGGFPASAGGGIRLFRHSSGYGSIFGYNYSTGQAEPLALQSAGGNVGIGTTNPDKAKLEISGSVTYDLGAHYLYTSNYSSTPYNTPPPGTRGVSIYASNGIASPQFAILSDARIKRVRGVSDAAADLATISQIQISDYNYVDPVAYGAQPEKKVIAQQVEEVFPQAVLRSTNVVPDIFEVAPHRGGWIQLETDLKAGERVRLVADNYDETIEVEEVGEGRFRTSAAIPGDRVLVYGREVDDFRTVDYDAIAMLNVSATQELHRRVVAQEGEIESLKERIAELEARDAARDERVATIEALLRGSSPGGTATVPVARRTAD; encoded by the coding sequence ATGAAACCACGCATTCACGCCCTCCTGATCGGCGTCCTCCTTCTCGGTCCGGCTTGTTTCGGCCAGAGCTCCGAGGTGCCGTCCCGCATCAGTTACCAAGGCATGATCACCGACGCCAGCGGCGGTCTCATCGGCGATGCCGCCCCGGTCAACCGGGCCGTCATCTTCCGCATCTGGGACCATCCCTCGGATTTCGCGGAGCCCAACCTCATCTACTCCGAACAGCAGACCGCCACCGTCTCGAAGGGGCAGTTCAGCGTCCTCATCGGGGCCGGGGCGGCAGTCAGCGGCAGCCCGCTCGGCTTTAACGAGGCCACCAAGGGGCCCGGCCCCGGCTTCTCGGTGGCCGACGCCTTCGCGGGCAGCGGACGCTACCTCGGAGTCACCATCGACGCCGACAACAGCGGCGGCGCGGAGGACGACGTGGAGATCTCCCCCCGCCAGCAGATCGTCACCAGCGCCTTCAGCTTCCGGGCCCGAGAGGCGGAGAGCGCCCAGTCGTTCGGGCTCGGCGACGGATCCATCGTCTATGACGAGGGCACCCAGACGATGACCCTCTCCACCGCGGGGACGACGCGCCTCACCATTGATGCCAACGGGCGCACCTCCCTCGGGGAGCCGGGCGCCGCGCAGGGCTTCTTCGTCAACCAGCCGTCCTACTACCAAGAGAGTCTCTCGTTCGCCGATCCCGACGACGGGCAGTTCGACCGGGTCGGGATGTACTTCGACACCAGCAACGACAGCCTGCGGTTTGCCGACACCTACCGGGACATCGACCTGATGGCGCTGACCGATACGGGCAACCTCGGAATCGGGACGGTCTCGCCCGAGAGCACCCTGCATGTCTCCAACGGGAACTCCGGAGTGGCCACCAACTATCCGAACTCGGAGGCGGAGCCGGTCCTCCTCCTGGAGAACGATTCCAACACCACCATCCAGTTCAAGGCGGCCGATGCCAACCTCTCCGGACTGGTCTTCGGGAACAGCGTGTCGCCCCGGCACGGAACGATCTACTACGACAACGACGCCACCGGGGACAACGGCCAGATGCTGTTCCGCACGGGGAACATCGCGGCCTACCCGATGGTGATCGGAGCCAACGGGAACGTCGGGATGGGGACGCAGGCACCCGAGACGTTCCTGCACATCAGGGATGGGGATGCCGCGGGAGTCGGGCTCGCCTACCCGACCTCGACCAAGATGGTCATCGAAAGCTCGGCGGGAGCCTACATGCAGTTCCAGACGCCCAACGGCACCGCCTCCGGGCTCGTCTTCGGGTCGGGCGACAATGATGCCGAAGGTGCGATCTTCTACGCCAACGGCAACAACGGGGACAACAAGGCCCTCTACTTCCGGACGGGAGGATCGACCGTTGACCGGATGGTCATCTCCGAGAACGGCAAGGTCGGGATCGGGACGGGCACACCGGTGGCCAGCCTTGACACCCGTGGCGCGGCCTGGATTGCGGGGGACAACGCGGGGGGCTTCCCCGCCAGCGCTGGAGGGGGGATCCGCCTGTTCCGCCACAGCAGCGGGTATGGTTCGATCTTCGGCTACAACTACTCCACCGGACAGGCCGAGCCACTGGCCCTCCAGTCCGCGGGAGGCAACGTTGGGATCGGGACGACGAATCCCGACAAGGCGAAGTTGGAAATCTCGGGCTCGGTGACCTACGACCTTGGGGCCCACTACCTTTATACCAGCAATTACTCCTCCACTCCCTACAATACTCCTCCGCCAGGAACCCGGGGGGTGAGCATCTACGCGAGTAATGGCATCGCAAGTCCCCAGTTCGCGATCCTGTCGGATGCCCGCATCAAGCGGGTCCGCGGAGTATCCGATGCGGCAGCCGATCTGGCCACGATCAGCCAGATTCAGATTTCCGACTACAATTATGTCGATCCGGTGGCCTACGGTGCGCAGCCCGAGAAGAAGGTCATCGCCCAGCAGGTCGAGGAGGTCTTTCCGCAAGCCGTATTGCGCTCCACCAATGTGGTTCCGGATATTTTCGAGGTGGCCCCGCATCGTGGTGGATGGATTCAGCTCGAGACGGATCTCAAGGCCGGTGAACGCGTCCGCTTGGTGGCGGACAACTATGACGAGACCATTGAGGTTGAAGAGGTGGGTGAGGGAAGGTTCCGCACCTCCGCGGCCATTCCGGGGGACCGGGTGTTGGTCTACGGCCGCGAGGTCGATGATTTCCGCACCGTCGACTACGACGCCATCGCGATGCTCAACGTCTCCGCCACGCAGGAATTGCACCGGCGGGTGGTGGCGCAGGAGGGCGAGATCGAGAGTTTGAAGGAACGGATCGCCGAGTTGGAGGCCCGGGATGCCGCGCGCGACGAGCGGGTGGCGACCATCGAGGCGCTTCTCCGCGGATCGTCTCCCGGCGGAACGGCGACCGTCCCGGTGGCGCGCCGGACCGCGGACTGA
- a CDS encoding heavy metal translocating P-type ATPase → MEATRDEAPWPWLLASAAVCGMATLGGVLVQRLGGDGNVALALYTTAYLAGGWDAAIDTFGKLKRLRLDIHFLMLAVALGAAFIGAWWEGAALLFLFSLSGALEAMAMARTDREIRSLFREAPKQALEVLPDGTTRETEAAHLTESTLIRILPGEQFPADAMVVSGESAADESSLTGESVPVGKTAGSTVFGGTLNTWGKLDAKVLRPPGDSAHARIIKLIREAQASKAPSQRFTDRFGTGYTVGILGLSLVMFLVWHFVFGIPAFVAGEDGRSAFYRAMTLLVVCSPCALVISIPSAILAGIAAGARRGILFRGGVALENLATINRLAVDKTGTLTRGELELTGIEVEQPGNEDKLLSIAAALSRDSTHPLSRAIVAAQMKRGVPTLHSEDFESLAGKGLTGTVDGVEVTLGRRSLFTEHAWLSALPDPAPGLTEVLVHGGNTAGRLLLYDAPRPEAAETVKQLRDRGIEVTMLTGDREESAELVATELGLRDWRSALHPEDKVNAIRQWREKGERVAMAGDGVNDAPSLAAADVSVGMGLRGSDAVLEQADIVLTKDRLERILEALELSRGCRAIIRQNLAISLGVVLLLGLAALGSWIPLPLGVLGHEGSTVVVVLNSLRLLFQGSGGD, encoded by the coding sequence GTGGAAGCAACCCGTGATGAAGCTCCGTGGCCGTGGCTGCTCGCCTCCGCGGCAGTGTGTGGCATGGCGACGCTAGGAGGCGTCCTCGTCCAACGCCTCGGGGGTGACGGGAATGTCGCGCTCGCCCTCTACACCACCGCGTATCTCGCCGGCGGCTGGGATGCGGCCATCGACACGTTCGGCAAGCTCAAGCGGCTCCGGCTCGACATCCATTTCCTGATGCTCGCGGTGGCGCTTGGCGCCGCCTTCATCGGTGCTTGGTGGGAAGGCGCCGCACTGCTCTTCCTCTTCTCCCTCAGCGGCGCCCTCGAAGCGATGGCGATGGCCCGCACCGACCGGGAAATCCGCAGTCTGTTCCGCGAGGCACCGAAGCAAGCTCTGGAGGTCCTGCCCGACGGCACAACCCGCGAAACCGAAGCGGCCCACCTGACAGAGAGCACCCTGATCCGCATTCTTCCGGGGGAGCAGTTTCCCGCCGATGCGATGGTGGTGTCGGGAGAAAGCGCGGCCGACGAATCGTCGCTCACCGGCGAATCGGTGCCGGTCGGCAAGACGGCGGGATCAACCGTCTTCGGAGGCACCCTCAACACCTGGGGCAAGCTCGACGCCAAGGTGCTGCGACCTCCTGGCGACAGCGCGCACGCCCGCATCATCAAGCTCATCCGCGAGGCCCAGGCCAGCAAGGCGCCATCGCAACGTTTCACCGACCGGTTTGGTACGGGATACACCGTAGGTATTCTCGGACTCTCGCTCGTGATGTTCCTGGTCTGGCATTTCGTTTTCGGAATCCCCGCGTTCGTCGCAGGCGAAGACGGACGCTCCGCCTTCTACCGCGCGATGACCCTGCTCGTCGTCTGCTCGCCCTGCGCGCTCGTGATTTCCATCCCCAGCGCCATCCTCGCCGGAATCGCCGCCGGCGCACGGCGCGGCATCCTGTTCCGTGGCGGAGTCGCCCTGGAGAATCTCGCGACGATCAACCGCCTGGCCGTCGACAAGACCGGCACCCTGACCCGGGGTGAACTCGAACTGACCGGGATCGAGGTCGAACAGCCCGGCAATGAGGACAAGCTGCTCTCGATCGCCGCCGCACTTTCCCGCGACTCCACTCACCCGCTGTCGCGCGCCATCGTGGCCGCCCAGATGAAGCGAGGGGTGCCGACCCTCCATTCCGAGGACTTCGAGTCCCTTGCCGGAAAAGGCCTGACCGGAACCGTCGATGGCGTGGAGGTCACGCTCGGGAGACGTTCACTCTTCACCGAGCATGCCTGGCTCTCCGCCCTGCCCGACCCCGCGCCGGGCCTGACCGAAGTTCTGGTCCACGGTGGCAACACCGCCGGCCGACTGCTGCTCTACGACGCCCCCCGCCCCGAGGCGGCCGAGACGGTCAAGCAACTCCGCGACCGGGGCATCGAGGTCACCATGCTCACCGGCGACCGCGAGGAGTCGGCGGAACTCGTCGCCACCGAGCTCGGCCTGCGCGACTGGCGGTCGGCGCTCCATCCCGAGGACAAGGTCAACGCCATCCGCCAGTGGCGGGAGAAGGGCGAGCGGGTCGCGATGGCGGGCGACGGCGTCAACGACGCGCCGAGCCTTGCCGCCGCCGATGTCTCCGTCGGTATGGGCCTGCGCGGCAGCGACGCGGTGCTCGAGCAGGCCGACATCGTGCTGACCAAGGACCGCCTCGAGCGGATCCTCGAAGCCCTCGAGCTCAGCCGCGGCTGCCGCGCCATCATCCGCCAGAACCTGGCGATCTCGCTCGGAGTCGTACTCCTCCTCGGCTTGGCCGCCCTCGGCAGCTGGATCCCCCTCCCCCTCGGCGTGCTCGGCCACGAGGGCTCGACCGTGGTGGTGGTCCTCAACAGCCTGCGGCTCCTGTTTCAGGGATCTGGCGGCGACTGA